The following coding sequences lie in one Leptospira mtsangambouensis genomic window:
- a CDS encoding cellulose synthase family protein, whose protein sequence is MLTFLSISFLVLYGFDILVLFYFGLHTYLMVFLYSRYKQNCAEDETKVLSLKDKNLPTVTVQLPIFNEFYVVDRLIESACNLEYPAKKLQIQVLDDSTDETIEKVATLVAQYKKKGIWIEHVHRTNRKGHKAGALDEGMAKAKGDFIAIFDADFTPDSDFLLRTMGYFEDKSIGMVQTRWGHINETYNILTKAQSFGIDGHFMIEQVARNGASLWMNFNGTAGIWRRSCIEDAGGWEHDTLTEDFDLSYRAELKGWKFRYIKDVVCKAEIPATMNAYKAQQFRWCKGSIQTAVKLIPRIWKSKESWKIKGEAITHLINYSVHPLMIINILLTAPLLLMEYWAGFKMDDLPMEILFGSAAVLSIGSMGPVIFYAYSQREIHKDWKSKLVYLPILVMIGTGIAVMNTYAWVEAVFGVQSGFKRTPKLRIEKEGDSLQDKIKYVVPVDYRAFLEFFMGVYCVFCIYLSFMVGKPYMIGFMVLYSIGFFYVAYLSVAESFWKFKPATKAEKELRAIA, encoded by the coding sequence ATGCTCACGTTTTTATCTATATCGTTTTTGGTTCTCTACGGCTTTGATATTTTGGTTCTGTTCTACTTCGGGTTACACACCTACCTCATGGTGTTTTTGTATAGCAGATACAAACAAAACTGTGCGGAGGATGAAACCAAAGTCCTTTCCTTAAAGGACAAAAACCTTCCTACTGTTACGGTCCAACTTCCTATTTTTAACGAGTTTTATGTTGTGGATCGATTGATCGAATCTGCATGTAACCTTGAATACCCAGCCAAAAAACTCCAAATCCAAGTTTTGGATGATTCCACAGATGAAACCATCGAAAAGGTAGCAACTCTTGTAGCTCAGTACAAGAAAAAAGGGATTTGGATCGAACACGTTCATAGAACCAATCGCAAAGGCCACAAAGCGGGTGCTTTGGATGAAGGAATGGCAAAAGCAAAAGGTGATTTCATTGCTATCTTTGATGCTGATTTCACTCCAGATTCTGATTTTTTACTTCGCACGATGGGATATTTTGAAGATAAATCCATTGGAATGGTCCAAACTCGTTGGGGTCATATCAACGAAACATATAATATCTTAACCAAAGCACAAAGTTTCGGAATCGACGGTCACTTTATGATCGAACAAGTCGCAAGAAACGGTGCAAGCCTTTGGATGAACTTCAATGGAACCGCCGGAATCTGGAGACGTTCTTGTATTGAAGACGCTGGTGGATGGGAACATGACACTCTCACTGAGGACTTTGATCTTTCTTACCGCGCGGAACTCAAAGGTTGGAAATTCCGTTACATCAAAGATGTAGTTTGTAAGGCAGAAATTCCTGCGACCATGAACGCCTACAAAGCTCAACAATTCCGCTGGTGCAAAGGCTCCATCCAAACTGCGGTCAAACTCATTCCTCGGATTTGGAAGTCCAAAGAATCTTGGAAAATCAAAGGTGAGGCAATCACTCACCTAATCAATTATTCTGTTCACCCACTGATGATCATCAACATCCTTCTCACAGCTCCACTTCTCCTTATGGAATACTGGGCTGGGTTTAAAATGGATGACCTCCCAATGGAAATTCTTTTTGGTTCGGCGGCAGTTCTATCCATCGGATCGATGGGTCCTGTGATTTTTTACGCCTATTCCCAAAGAGAAATCCACAAAGATTGGAAATCCAAATTGGTTTACCTTCCCATCCTTGTGATGATTGGAACCGGAATTGCCGTGATGAACACTTATGCTTGGGTAGAAGCAGTTTTCGGAGTTCAATCCGGTTTCAAACGCACACCGAAACTCAGAATTGAGAAAGAAGGGGATAGTTTGCAGGACAAAATCAAATATGTGGTTCCTGTCGATTACCGAGCTTTCCTCGAATTTTTTATGGGCGTTTATTGTGTGTTTTGTATTTATTTATCCTTCATGGTCGGAAAACCATACATGATCGGTTTTATGGTTCTCTATTCCATTGGATTTTTCTATGTCGCTTACCTTTCTGTGGCAGAGTCGTTCTGGAAGTTCAAACCAGCGACCAAAGCAGAAAAGGAACTTCGTGCCATCGCTTAA
- a CDS encoding ATP-binding protein, giving the protein MLAHNGKKVLAPVNGVASLTPDQKHFQIKQDGSWSTTSPYHFRQYDFPTLLESFDLGALYSLDLIETPLKDYFQKFKKDSTFKIVLSPFCRYQHLNFEEMILRDMKESYLAFNELLKQIFPKAEVSNFFEQPTLDFEHPNGIPEFFLHKQFHETVDKTRKSLFNHDILFLGAETIFHILRMLYYNEPFTKRHLAVFLVDRKGRMDLEPRQFFLTNGQSLTFIPANLDKRYKIASFQTVFEEVKPMDVVSLGYFNIYEQYSITLYEKLPASRKEFSCIDCLECNNYCPTHANPVQLIKGRVEEFEKSQCISCGICTVYCPSGIDIRKRIEGVMV; this is encoded by the coding sequence ATGCTCGCGCATAACGGTAAGAAGGTGCTTGCTCCAGTCAATGGGGTTGCTAGTCTCACTCCAGACCAAAAACACTTTCAAATCAAACAAGATGGTTCTTGGTCTACCACTTCGCCTTATCATTTTCGCCAGTACGATTTTCCAACTCTATTGGAATCTTTTGATTTGGGTGCTTTGTATTCTTTGGATTTGATTGAAACTCCTCTGAAGGATTATTTTCAAAAATTTAAGAAAGACTCTACTTTCAAAATTGTATTATCACCATTTTGTAGATACCAACATCTAAACTTTGAAGAAATGATTCTTCGAGACATGAAGGAGTCTTATCTTGCCTTCAATGAACTGCTAAAACAAATTTTCCCGAAAGCAGAAGTCTCTAATTTTTTTGAACAACCTACTTTGGATTTTGAACATCCTAATGGGATTCCTGAGTTTTTTCTTCACAAACAATTTCACGAGACAGTAGATAAAACCAGAAAATCTTTATTCAATCATGATATCCTATTTTTAGGTGCTGAAACGATATTCCATATCTTGCGAATGTTATACTATAACGAACCTTTTACAAAAAGACATTTGGCAGTTTTTTTGGTAGATCGCAAAGGAAGAATGGATTTGGAGCCGCGCCAGTTTTTTTTAACAAACGGACAATCACTGACCTTCATTCCAGCAAACTTAGACAAACGATATAAAATTGCTTCGTTTCAAACAGTGTTTGAAGAAGTAAAACCAATGGATGTCGTTTCCTTGGGTTATTTTAATATTTATGAACAATATTCGATCACTCTTTACGAAAAACTTCCTGCATCCAGAAAAGAATTCAGTTGTATAGATTGTTTGGAATGTAACAACTATTGTCCAACCCATGCAAATCCTGTGCAACTCATCAAAGGGAGAGTAGAAGAATTCGAAAAGAGTCAGTGTATATCCTGCGGGATTTGTACTGTTTACTGCCCATCTGGAATTGACATTCGGAAACGAATTGAAGGAGTTATGGTTTAG
- a CDS encoding PTS sugar transporter subunit IIA, whose translation MNQLLEILDPKNIIFDFKATTKEDAIRKMISHMVATQSLDPAYEEETVSSLMNREKSMSTGIGSGVAIPHCSVHYVNELKCAMAIAPQGIDFDALDHGLVQIFIMLIVPKNKFQDHIKTLALIAKTLNIPEEREKLIKAKNFEEIQKAFLSKS comes from the coding sequence ATGAATCAACTTCTGGAGATTCTGGACCCTAAAAATATCATTTTCGATTTCAAAGCAACCACGAAAGAGGATGCCATTCGAAAGATGATCTCACATATGGTCGCCACACAATCGTTAGATCCTGCTTATGAAGAGGAAACTGTTTCTTCTTTAATGAACCGTGAAAAATCAATGTCTACGGGGATTGGGAGTGGTGTAGCCATTCCTCATTGTTCCGTGCACTATGTAAATGAATTGAAATGTGCAATGGCGATTGCGCCACAAGGAATTGATTTTGATGCACTTGATCATGGTTTAGTACAAATTTTTATCATGCTCATTGTTCCGAAAAATAAGTTTCAGGATCATATCAAAACATTAGCGTTGATTGCCAAAACCCTCAATATTCCTGAAGAAAGAGAAAAACTCATCAAAGCCAAAAATTTCGAAGAAATCCAAAAGGCATTCCTTTCGAAAAGTTAA